From the genome of Mastomys coucha isolate ucsf_1 unplaced genomic scaffold, UCSF_Mcou_1 pScaffold6, whole genome shotgun sequence, one region includes:
- the LOC116080895 gene encoding transmembrane protein 92-like, whose product MQNAWVPGTLPLIFGLFSSLQGVSTKEAINTPVAETPAPFSLLNLESCRILFVIFLAMVPLLCIWGLVRCFCPSCRELQHDFRTADHHIPPEPPSIAPLESIWVTSLGPPPSYSQVVLNSTPTEPPPPYSLRPKGPADQMGGHAYATL is encoded by the coding sequence ATGCAGAACGCCTGGGTCCCTGGCACACTCCCCTTGATCTTTGGCCTGTTTTCTAGTCTCCAAGGAGTAAGCACGAAGGAGGCTATAAACACTCCTGTTGCTGAAACCCCAGCTCCTTTCAGCTTACTCAACCTCGAGAGCTGCAGGATCCTGTTTGTCATCTTCTTGGCCATGGTACCCCTCTTGTGCATCTGGGGCCTAGTGAGGTGCTTCTGTCCCAGTTGCAGAGAACTTCAGCATGACTTCAGAACAGCAGATCATCACATACCTCCAGAACCACCCTCCATTGCTCCCCTAGAGAGCATTTGGGTCACCTCCTTGGGTCCCCCACCATCCTACAGTCAGGTTGTTCTGAACTCAACTCCTACAGAACCACCTCCTCCCTACAGCCTCAGGCCTAAGGGCCCTGCTGACCAGATGGGAGGGCATGCCTATGCAACCCTTTGA